CTTGAGTTAGGCTAACTATACGCAGAACTTACTTACAATTATTTATCCGAAGCAACCAAGTTGAGTATCTCGCCTAACTTGGTTTTGTCCAGAGGTGTGCTAAAGCTAATCGTGGCAAACACACCTTTGCCCCATTCCAAGCTAGCGATGTTAAACCTCACAACTCATAGTAACGTGGTTTGACCTACTTTTTCTTACCTGAATGATGTCCAGTAAGCTGGGGGCGTACCACATAGCCTTGAGCTAAAAGGTAACAATGAATTCTTTCTTGATATCAAAGCTGCGTGTCGAGAGAACGGAAAATACGATTACACAAAAGTGGCGACCAAGCTTGAGCAATAGTTCAACAAGATCTTAGGTGAAGATAGAAACGGAAAGTTTAAAGAGATTAACGATGTTTTCTATTAAGAGATGGAAAGTGAGAACTGTTTCAGCCGTTTTAAAATCTATATTTCTGAGTTGGTTAAACAACTTGATTATAGAGTGGAAATGCGAGAAGAGCTCAGTGAGCTAAAGAAGATTCGCAAGAACATCGGTTCTGCAATCACAACCAACTATGACAAGCACAATAACGAGACTAGAACAAAATAGCTAATGATTACTGCTAATTACATCTCACGGCCGAACACAACTGATTGAATATGAAGTATAGTATCCTCACGTTTGTTACGGACAATGACATGAGGTAATTAATTTGCACGACTATGCAATCTTTGGTCACAGCAGAACGACTATTGGTCGATGGCTTGGTGTGGCATCCATTACTTTGAGTGGAGGTGCATCAAGCCTTTTTGCTTGGGCACAAACCGCAAGCGGGTGGACGGTGTTTGCTGGTGCATCATTGACGGCAGCATTCATTTATTTTGTTCTCCATTTGCTGTTTGATAAATACGCTTGGAAATTGCCGTTTTTTAAAATCCCAGATTTAAATGGCGTTTGGGAGGTTCGGGGTGAGACCCTCGAGGAAGATGGGAAAGTTCGTTTTCCTTGGACTGCCCAGATAGATATTGAGCAAACATGGGAAAAAATAGCGATTTGCCTTAAAACGTCGCAGAGCTCAAGCGAAAGTTACACTGCCACTATAAGCAAAAAGGCGGGAACAAACGGCGGCTGGGTACTTCATTATAGTTATGCGAACACTCCAGAGGCAGGACAGTACCATGAGCTTAATGCTCACAAAGGATATTGCGAGGTGATTATCGACAAAGCACTAACGAGTGGAGAGGCGAATTACTTCAATAGCAATGGACGCCGTACTTTCGGCAAAATGTATCTAACGAGAGAGGGATTGAATGATTAACTTTGAGAATAGATTAACAAA
The Vibrio pelagius genome window above contains:
- a CDS encoding pancortin-3; amino-acid sequence: MHDYAIFGHSRTTIGRWLGVASITLSGGASSLFAWAQTASGWTVFAGASLTAAFIYFVLHLLFDKYAWKLPFFKIPDLNGVWEVRGETLEEDGKVRFPWTAQIDIEQTWEKIAICLKTSQSSSESYTATISKKAGTNGGWVLHYSYANTPEAGQYHELNAHKGYCEVIIDKALTSGEANYFNSNGRRTFGKMYLTREGLND